The following proteins are co-located in the Trichormus variabilis 0441 genome:
- a CDS encoding RNA polymerase subunit sigma, with the protein MKFEGADSPKVVTVSTVLLLGAIAGLIIWALQAAYALN; encoded by the coding sequence ATGAAATTTGAAGGGGCCGATTCCCCTAAAGTAGTTACCGTCTCTACAGTATTACTGTTGGGAGCGATCGCTGGTTTGATTATTTGGGCGTTACAAGCAGCTTACGCACTCAACTGA
- a CDS encoding SGNH/GDSL hydrolase family protein codes for MKLVLTMISLITIGLLALEIGLRSLFGFGNPLVYIGDQHIGYLLAPNQRTRRFGNRIEINEYSMRSAAIAKTPAPATLRVLLLGDSIINGGWWTDQTNTISNLMTVSLSSATHDNYRQVEVLNASANSWGPRNELAYLQRYGNFHAQIIVLVLNTDDLFATAPTSLPVGRDRNYPDKKPPLALIEVWQRYIQKPQSIPELAALQKEGGDRVGINLDAVSKIQTFARQNNSQFLLVMTPLLRELGEPGPRDYEITARQRLKDFAQSQEIKYIDFLPIFNATNNFKALYRDHIHLSLQGNQLVSKEIEQAIASLTHTK; via the coding sequence ATGAAATTAGTATTAACAATGATTTCGCTAATAACCATAGGATTACTAGCCCTGGAGATAGGGTTGCGATCGCTCTTTGGTTTTGGTAACCCTTTGGTTTACATCGGGGATCAGCATATTGGTTACTTGTTAGCTCCTAACCAGCGTACCCGTCGCTTTGGTAATCGCATAGAAATCAATGAATATTCTATGCGCAGTGCGGCGATCGCCAAAACACCTGCACCCGCCACACTGCGGGTTCTACTGTTGGGGGATTCGATTATTAACGGTGGTTGGTGGACAGATCAAACGAATACAATCTCCAATTTGATGACAGTTTCCCTTAGTTCAGCAACTCATGACAATTATCGCCAAGTGGAAGTACTGAATGCTTCGGCTAATTCCTGGGGGCCGAGAAACGAGCTAGCTTACTTGCAACGTTATGGTAACTTTCATGCCCAAATAATCGTGCTAGTACTGAATACTGATGATTTATTTGCCACTGCACCGACATCTTTACCAGTAGGACGCGATCGCAACTATCCAGACAAAAAACCGCCCCTAGCATTAATAGAAGTATGGCAGCGTTACATCCAAAAACCCCAGTCAATCCCAGAATTAGCCGCATTACAGAAAGAAGGGGGCGATCGTGTGGGGATTAATCTGGATGCTGTTAGTAAAATTCAAACATTCGCCCGTCAGAATAATAGCCAATTTCTGCTAGTGATGACTCCCCTATTACGAGAACTAGGTGAACCAGGCCCCCGTGATTACGAAATCACAGCACGTCAACGCCTGAAGGACTTTGCTCAGTCTCAGGAGATAAAATATATAGATTTTTTACCAATATTCAACGCCACAAATAACTTTAAAGCCTTATACAGAGACCATATTCATCTGAGTTTACAAGGAAATCAGCTAGTCAGTAAAGAAATTGAGCAAGCGATCGCTTCTCTTACTCATACAAAATAG